From a region of the Primulina eburnea isolate SZY01 chromosome 7, ASM2296580v1, whole genome shotgun sequence genome:
- the LOC140836779 gene encoding aureusidin synthase-like → MSSITPHPATTLYAAKIRGGSSTTTTTFPYALPFTKPTQCSPVQKFKQRHKISCRSKDINDQESSSPTKFERRDVLIGLGGLYGATALTASPLAFAAPVPGPDITKCGPADLPPGAAPTNCCPPLTGKIIDFQLPPPPSTLRVRPAAHLADEAYIAKFNKAVEAMRALPEDDPRSFKQQANVHCAYCDGAYDQAGFPNLELQVHGSWLFFPFHRYYLYFFERILGKMIDDPTFVMPYWNWDAPEGMTIPAIYTNPNSAPFDSLRDKSHQPPTLVDLNFSGSGSPINPNQQTSRNLTVMYRQMVSNAKTPQLFFGSSYKAGDDPNPGSGSIENVPHGPVHLWTGDSTQPNFEDMGNFYSAGRDPIFFAHHSNIDRMWSIWKTLGGRRQDIKDPDYLDASLLFYDENAQMVRVKVRDCLDSTKLGYVYQDVEIPWLESRPKPRVSSVLRKLKKLAKAKAADAPGPKEALPAKLDKVLKVLVKRPKRRRSRKDKDEQEEILVIKGIELDRDVYAKFDVYINDEDDVVTTPDNTEFAGSFVNVPHKHKESKKIKTQLKLSITDILEDLDAEDDEHVLVTLVPTSSGESVTIHSMKIEFD, encoded by the coding sequence ATGTCATCCATCACTCCACATCCTGCCACCACCCTTTACGCCGCCAAGATTCGCGGCGgctcctccaccaccaccaccacattCCCCTACGCTCTTCCCTTCACCAAACCAACACAATGTTCCCCTGTCCAAAAATTCAAACAGAGGCATAAAATTTCCTGCAGATCCAAAGACATCAATGACCAAGAATCTTCATCACCTACCAAATTTGAAAGGCGGGACGTGCTTATCGGACTAGGAGGACTGTATGGGGCTACGGCTCTCACTGCCTCTCCGCTGGCCTTTGCCGCTCCTGTCCCTGGCCCGGATATCACAAAATGTGGCCCCGCAGACCTCCCACCAGGCGCAGCCCCCACAAACTGCTGTCCCCCACTTACAGGAAAAATAATCGATTTCCAGCTCCCTCCACCGCCATCCACCTTGCGTGTCCGCCCCGCTGCTCATCTAGCCGATGAAGCGTACATAGCTAAATTCAACAAAGCTGTGGAGGCAATGAGAGCTCTCCCCGAAGATGATCCTCGCAGCTTCAAGCAGCAAGCTAACGTCCACTGTGCTTACTGCGACGGCGCGTATGATCAAGCCGGATTTCCAAATCTGGAGCTTCAAGTCCATGGCTCTTGGTTGTTCTTTCCATTCCATAGATACTACCTCTATTTCTTTGAAAGAATCTTGGGAAAAATGATCGACGATCCCACTTTTGTAATGCCATATTGGAACTGGGATGCTCCCGAAGGAATGACTATTCCTGCCATTTACACGAATCCGAATTCTGCACCATTCGACAGTTTACGGGACAAAAGTCACCAGCCACCAACTTTAGTTGATCTGAATTTTAGCGGGTCGGGTTCCCCCATCAATCCTAATCAGCAAACTTCAAGGAACCTGACGGTCATGTACAGGCAAATGGTGTCAAACGCAAAAACCCCGCAGCTTTTCTTCGGCAGCAGTTATAAAGCTGGTGATGACCCGAATCCAGGAAGTGGATCGATCGAAAATGTCCCCCACGGCCCGGTTCATCTATGGACCGGTGATTCGACGCAACCAAATTTTGAGGACATGGGAAACTTCTACTCCGCTGGTCGGGACCCTATTTTCTTCGCTCATCATTCCAATATCGACAGGATGTGGAGTATATGGAAAACCCTGGGAGGGAGGCGCCAGGATATAAAAGACCCTGATTATCTTGATGCTTCGCTTTTGTTTTACGATGAAAATGCGCAAATGGTTCGTGTCAAGGTCCGGGACTGTTTGGATTCCACGAAACTCGGGTACGTTTATCAGGACGTGGAGATTCCATGGCTGGAATCTCGGCCAAAACCTAGGGTCTCTTCTGTTTTAAGGAAACTGAAGAAACTCGCCAAAGCAAAGGCCGCAGATGCGCCAGGCCCGAAAGAAGCATTACCCGCAAAACTTGACAAAGTTTTGAAAGTCCTGGTGAAAAGGCCGAAGAGAAGAAGAAGCAGAAAAGACAAGGATGAGCAGGAAGAGATTCTGGTCATAAAAGGGATCGAATTGGACAGAGATGTTTATGCCAAATTCGATGTTTACATCAATGATGAAGACGACGTTGTGACCACGCCTGACAATACAGAATTCGCGGGGAGTTTTGTGAATGTACCGCATAAACAtaaggagtcgaagaagattaAGACACAATTAAAGTTGTCAATCACCGATATCTTGGAGGATTTGGATGCGGAGGATGATGAACATGTTTTGGTGACTTTGGTTCCGACGAGTTCCGGTGAATCTGTGACCATTCACAGCATGAAGATCGAATTCGATTGA